In the genome of Yarrowia lipolytica chromosome 1B, complete sequence, the window CACCGACGAGGCAACTCGTTTGCCCTCGGTGTGGACAAGGTAGGTGACTATGAGTCTCTACTGTCCAAGCTGGGACACTCTCTGGAGGCTTTCTTGACCCACACTCCGGAGGAATACGAGTGCCTCAAGAAAAACCCAGACATGAGCAAGGTGACGGAGGAGCAGGTCAAGGAAGTGCGAGGCCGGCTAGATAACACATACGCATATTCCAAAATTTCCAAATTTCTTACTCGTTCTCAGCTCGATTGCTACGATCCTAGATTACCTGGAACGGGAACTTTTGATCTCAAAACACGAGCAGTGGCTGGTACTCGGTACGACCAGGTGGAGGCAGAGATGTGCCATGGAACCGACTACTACGTGTACAGAAACGTTGGCCAGTACGAGTCGTTTGAGAGAGAGTACTTCGATATGGCTCGAACCGTGGCTCTCAAGTACTCTCTCCAGGCCCGAATTGGTCGTATGGACGGTATTTATGTTGCCTACCACAACATGAAGCGATTTTTTGGTTTCCAGTACTTTCCTCTGGCAGTGTTGGATCAGCTGAACCATACCGCAGCTATGGGTGAGAAGGAGAACCTGGAGCAGGATCCGAAGCTGTGGGGAGCTGAAATAGCTAAGACTCATAGCGTGGACGTTGGATGTCCCGATTACCGAGCTACTCGAGGTGTCAACCCTtatgtttgtgtcgttgaAGATGCAGTTGAGAGCCGAGCTTCTGCAATTGCCGACAAGGAATTCCGACTATCTATGGAGCTGATTTCTCGTGTGCTGGACCATACTATTGGCAAGATGACTGCTGAGGAGTTCGACAAGCACCATCAACGAGTGGTTTTCTTTGCGGATCCTAACCAGGCAGGCCGAATGATCATTTGTGTTGGCTCGCACGACGCAGATGAGGTGGCATACAGCAACGCCATGTCACACAAGTTCCACGCCCGACTGCTTAAGACGGACATGCAGAATCGCCAGATGGACAAGTCGTTTAAGTACGAGTCGTGGCCCTGGAAGATTGAGGAACCCAGAGAGTACGAGCTGCCCGAGGACCAGACCACAGACATTGCCCAGATTGCACtcgaggagatgaagaagatggaggaccGATACTCGCCCGAGGATCTTCTAGACGCCTGCAGAGAGATGTGGAAGAAGTCGCTCAAGAACCTGCAGGTTTACGAGCTCCATGTCAAGAACTACGTCAACCAAGAGCTTGTTCCATTGATCACAGACTCTAACATTCATCCTTCCCCTACCGACGAAACCGAGTGGAACGTACAGTATCGACTGGTCAAGGTGTCGGGACCCGAAGTCATGCTTAAGAAGACGTACATCAAGTTGCTGGAGCGAAAGCTTCGAGTCACCCTCAACAAGAGAAGTGATCTGaacgaggaagaggagacCGATGTCAGTGAGTTCAGCAAGGTTCAGCGTATGTATAACAAGCGAGGTGCTGAGAAGCTGACCGAGATCGACGCCATTGCTGAAAAGCTGGGAAATCCTGTTTCTCTCGGTGTTGGAAAGCGACACTGGCTGGAGTATCCTGAaaagattgaggaggttgaggaggttgtggaGGGGAAAGCGAATGAAacagaggaggaggttaAGGTGACTGAAACCGAAAGGGTCTTAGCCTAGTTGTAAATATATTTTGTACATAGTGAGTAACAAACGAAACATGAAGTTTGTGGGTGAGACAGACCTAGAAAAACGATAGTAGATGGGGGTAATTATATAACTGAATTATTTTTTGAGATaatgtaccagtactgACAAAGCTTGTGTTCTCTAAGTAGACTGAAAAGtgtggtacttgtatcgcTTGCTCCATCGCTCCCCCTTCCTCAGTTGTCGCTATCAAATAATTGCGTAATACCGCAGCCCTAACCCTAGATGCGTTAAAATGTATT includes:
- a CDS encoding uncharacterized protein (Compare to YALI0B13222g, some similarities with uniprot|P32606 Saccharomyces cerevisiae YOR017w PET127 component of mitochondrial translation system singleton, similar to Saccharomyces cerevisiae PET127 (YOR017W); ancestral locus Anc_7.111), translated to MIRTASRVRLGNFDRLALRGFHVSAHFSNEVLEGQGHNQKSDVPARHHLSSRKRLLKKGPKSGKAGGKPGYKRPYHMNKGDNQNEGRSQDNQAFFEKNDGGSKGKGEHRKGEQKNSSNHNNNYSNSNNSNSNHNGNNGKKVTKDSQSGAMKDRETIKQELETRFWPEPKFTHKKVKPLKAPELPLLGDTKMLRHLKVPPSYAFPVNTRDQNNGTVPRKKVPEYLKPEKGVDPKMNLTYNPWDPDMIVGTISDKDVHLEAVEQDGDKPNVLPPTMKHETDTVLFKNSTVQTVRDARTGVYNFPQYVEDIVSTDELDMEAISGFTPPSKDQTLTRLANDTGATYFGSTSTLTPLLAQFHNLLSNFRPANLRSTSKWIEELTSKPTNVYRSPHVAEIHRRGNSFALGVDKVGDYESLLSKLGHSLEAFLTHTPEEYECLKKNPDMSKVTEEQVKEVRGRLDNTYAYSKISKFLTRSQLDCYDPRLPGTGTFDLKTRAVAGTRYDQVEAEMCHGTDYYVYRNVGQYESFEREYFDMARTVALKYSLQARIGRMDGIYVAYHNMKRFFGFQYFPLAVLDQLNHTAAMGEKENLEQDPKLWGAEIAKTHSVDVGCPDYRATRGVNPYVCVVEDAVESRASAIADKEFRLSMELISRVLDHTIGKMTAEEFDKHHQRVVFFADPNQAGRMIICVGSHDADEVAYSNAMSHKFHARLLKTDMQNRQMDKSFKYESWPWKIEEPREYELPEDQTTDIAQIALEEMKKMEDRYSPEDLLDACREMWKKSLKNLQVYELHVKNYVNQELVPLITDSNIHPSPTDETEWNVQYRLVKVSGPEVMLKKTYIKLLERKLRVTLNKRSDLNEEEETDVSEFSKVQRMYNKRGAEKLTEIDAIAEKLGNPVSLGVGKRHWLEYPEKIEEVEEVVEGKANETEEEVKVTETERVLA